A window from Mesorhizobium sp. WSM2240 encodes these proteins:
- a CDS encoding cytochrome P450, producing MVMLLNPLDRRHRLRDDIPVVPGAFPLVGHLPAIVCDLPRLLRRAERTLGSHFWLDFGPAGHLMTCVDPDAFALLRHKDVSSALMEDMAPELLAGTLVAQDGGAHRQARDAIKAAFLPRGLTQAGIGDLFAPIIRARVQSWRDRGDVTILRETGDLMLKLIFSLMGIPAQDLPGWHRKYRQLLQLIVAPRVDLPGLPLRRGRAARDWIDAQLRQFVRDARAHAARTGLINDMVSAFDRSDDALSDDVLVANIRLLLLGGHDTTASTMAWMVIELARQPVLWDALVEEAQRVGAVPTRHADLAQCPVAEALFRETLRMYPATTLLPRRALHELQLGQRRIRAGTHLCIPLLHFSTSALLHEAPDQFRLARWLQRTEPIRPVDMLQFGTGPHVCIGYHLVWLEMVQFCIALALTMHKAGVRPRLLSGVDKGRRYYPTAHPSMAIRIGFS from the coding sequence ATGGTCATGCTGCTAAACCCGCTGGACCGTCGGCACCGGCTGCGGGACGATATCCCGGTCGTGCCCGGCGCTTTCCCCCTGGTCGGGCATCTTCCCGCCATCGTCTGCGACTTGCCGCGCCTGCTGCGGCGCGCTGAGCGGACGCTGGGCAGCCACTTCTGGCTGGATTTCGGCCCTGCCGGACACCTGATGACCTGCGTGGATCCGGATGCGTTCGCACTGCTCCGGCACAAGGACGTGTCCTCGGCGTTGATGGAAGATATGGCACCCGAATTGCTTGCCGGAACGTTGGTCGCCCAGGACGGTGGCGCGCATCGGCAGGCGCGCGACGCGATCAAGGCGGCGTTCCTGCCCAGAGGGCTGACCCAGGCCGGCATCGGCGACCTGTTCGCGCCCATCATCCGGGCGCGGGTGCAGTCGTGGCGCGACCGCGGCGACGTAACCATCCTGCGCGAAACCGGCGACCTGATGCTCAAGCTCATCTTCAGCCTCATGGGAATCCCCGCGCAGGACCTGCCGGGATGGCATCGCAAGTACCGGCAATTGCTGCAATTGATCGTCGCGCCCCGAGTCGACCTGCCCGGACTGCCCTTGCGGCGCGGCCGCGCCGCCCGCGACTGGATCGACGCGCAGTTGCGCCAGTTCGTGCGCGACGCGCGCGCTCATGCCGCGCGCACCGGGTTGATCAACGACATGGTGAGCGCCTTCGATCGCAGCGACGATGCGCTCTCCGATGACGTCCTGGTCGCCAATATCCGCTTGCTGCTGCTTGGCGGTCATGACACCACCGCCTCGACGATGGCCTGGATGGTGATTGAGCTGGCGCGGCAGCCTGTGCTGTGGGACGCCCTGGTCGAGGAGGCGCAACGCGTGGGCGCGGTGCCGACCCGGCACGCGGACCTGGCGCAGTGCCCGGTCGCCGAGGCGCTGTTCCGCGAGACGCTTCGCATGTATCCGGCGACCACGCTCCTGCCGCGTCGCGCGCTGCACGAACTGCAACTCGGCCAACGGCGGATTCGCGCGGGCACCCATCTGTGCATCCCGCTGCTGCATTTCTCGACCTCGGCACTGCTGCACGAGGCGCCTGATCAGTTCCGCCTGGCGCGGTGGCTGCAACGCACGGAGCCGATCCGGCCGGTGGACATGCTGCAGTTCGGTACCGGGCCACACGTCTGCATCGGCTACCACCTGGTATGGCTGGAAATGGTGCAGTTCTGCATCGCCTTGGCGCTGACCATGCACAAGGCCGGGGTGCGGCCGCGGTTGCTGAGCGGCGTCGATAAAGGCCGGCGCTATTATCCGACCGCACATCCGTCCATGGCAATCCGCATCGGATTCTCATGA
- a CDS encoding SDR family oxidoreductase: protein MGRFEGKVAVVTGAGAGIGRACALAIAREGGRVVVADIDGSTAIACTAQIAAEAGHALALAMDIADAQAVAALFETAERHFGGVDLLVNNASAMHLTPLDRAILDLDLAVWDQTMATNLRGTLLCCRQAIPRMIARGGGAIVNMSSCQGLSGDTALTSYAASKAAMNMLSASLATQYGHAQIRCNAVAPGLIMTERLLAKLDECMQRHLRRHQLLPRVGRPEDVAALVAFLLSDEAALITGQVVCIDGGMLAHVPTYADGGNSRAPRAAGDTTKAARC, encoded by the coding sequence ATGGGACGGTTTGAAGGCAAGGTGGCCGTGGTGACCGGTGCCGGCGCCGGCATCGGCAGGGCATGCGCCCTCGCCATCGCGCGGGAGGGCGGCAGAGTGGTGGTGGCCGACATTGATGGCTCGACGGCGATCGCCTGCACCGCGCAGATCGCGGCCGAAGCGGGCCACGCGCTGGCCCTGGCCATGGACATCGCCGATGCGCAGGCGGTGGCAGCGCTGTTCGAGACGGCGGAGCGGCACTTCGGTGGGGTCGACCTGCTGGTGAACAACGCGAGCGCCATGCATCTGACCCCGCTCGACCGCGCGATTCTCGACCTGGACCTGGCGGTCTGGGATCAGACCATGGCGACCAATCTGCGCGGCACGCTTCTCTGCTGCCGGCAGGCCATCCCACGGATGATCGCCCGCGGCGGTGGCGCGATCGTCAACATGTCGTCGTGCCAGGGGCTCAGCGGTGATACCGCGCTGACGTCCTACGCCGCGTCGAAGGCGGCGATGAACATGCTGTCGGCCTCGCTCGCCACCCAGTACGGTCATGCGCAGATCCGCTGCAACGCGGTTGCGCCGGGACTCATCATGACCGAGCGTCTCCTCGCCAAGCTGGACGAGTGTATGCAACGGCATCTGCGGCGGCACCAGCTCCTGCCGCGCGTCGGCCGCCCCGAGGACGTGGCTGCGCTGGTGGCGTTCCTGCTCTCCGACGAGGCTGCGTTGATCACCGGCCAGGTCGTGTGCATCGACGGCGGCATGCTGGCGCATGTGCCGACGTACGCCGACGGGGGCAACAGCCGCGCCCCGCGGGCTGCCGGCGACACCACCAAAGCGGCGCGCTGCTGA
- a CDS encoding ferredoxin, translated as MRVVIDQDLCGTTGQCVLTLPGTFRQRELDGVAEVCVARVPQALHAAVRLAANQCPVAAIRVIESDADDDGRASADPAPSPAEAERHAAKDQRDPGGHDGTV; from the coding sequence ATGCGCGTCGTGATCGACCAGGATCTGTGCGGAACCACCGGGCAGTGCGTGCTGACGCTGCCGGGCACCTTTCGCCAGCGCGAACTGGACGGCGTGGCCGAAGTGTGCGTGGCGAGGGTCCCGCAGGCGCTGCACGCCGCCGTGCGGCTCGCGGCCAACCAGTGCCCGGTCGCCGCCATTCGGGTCATCGAAAGCGACGCTGACGATGACGGGCGCGCCAGCGCCGACCCTGCGCCTTCTCCGGCGGAGGCCGAGCGGCATGCCGCGAAAGACCAACGCGATCCAGGAGGACACGATGGGACGGTTTGA
- a CDS encoding cytochrome P450 produces the protein MDMQKTTAACRDAFAELASPACIHDPYPFMRWLREHDPVHRAASGLFLLSRHADIYWALKATGDAFRGPAPGELARYFPRAATSLSLNLLASTLAMKEPPTHTRLRRLISRDFTMRQIDNLRPSIARIVAARLDAMAPALERGEAVDLHREFALALPMLVFAELFGMPQDDTFGLAAGIGAILEGLSPHASDPQLAAADAASARVQAYFGDLIQRKRTDPRQDIVSKLVGAHDDDADTLSDAELISMLWGMLLGGFATTAATIDHAVLAMLAYPEQRRWLQGDALGVEAFVEEVLRCDAPAMFSSIPRIAQRDIELGGVVIPKNADVRVLIAAGNRDPDAFADPDRFDPARFYGTSPGMSTDGKIMLSFGHGIHFCLGAQLARVQLAESLPRIQARFPTLALAEQPTREPSAFLRTFRALPVRLHAQKG, from the coding sequence ATGGACATGCAAAAAACCACGGCAGCATGCCGGGACGCCTTCGCCGAACTGGCGTCGCCAGCGTGCATCCACGACCCGTATCCGTTCATGCGGTGGTTGCGCGAGCACGATCCGGTGCATCGCGCGGCGTCGGGCCTCTTTCTGTTGAGCCGCCACGCCGACATCTACTGGGCGCTGAAGGCCACGGGCGATGCGTTTCGGGGACCGGCGCCGGGCGAACTGGCGCGCTATTTCCCGCGTGCGGCGACCAGCCTGTCGCTCAATCTGCTGGCGTCCACGCTAGCGATGAAGGAACCACCGACGCATACGCGTCTGCGCCGGCTGATCTCGCGCGATTTCACCATGCGCCAGATCGACAACCTGCGGCCGAGCATCGCGCGCATCGTCGCAGCGCGCCTGGACGCCATGGCGCCCGCGCTGGAGCGCGGGGAGGCGGTGGACCTGCATCGGGAATTCGCGCTGGCCTTGCCTATGCTGGTCTTCGCCGAACTGTTCGGCATGCCCCAGGACGACACGTTCGGGCTCGCCGCCGGCATCGGCGCCATTCTGGAAGGCCTGAGCCCGCACGCCAGCGATCCCCAGCTCGCCGCGGCGGACGCGGCCAGCGCCAGGGTGCAGGCCTACTTCGGCGACCTCATACAGCGCAAGCGCACCGATCCCCGCCAGGACATCGTGTCGAAGCTGGTCGGCGCACACGATGACGATGCCGACACGCTGTCAGATGCGGAGTTGATCAGCATGCTGTGGGGCATGCTGCTGGGCGGCTTCGCCACCACTGCCGCTACCATCGACCATGCGGTCCTGGCGATGCTGGCATATCCCGAACAGCGACGCTGGCTGCAGGGAGACGCCTTGGGGGTGGAGGCATTCGTCGAAGAAGTCCTGCGCTGCGACGCGCCCGCCATGTTCAGCTCCATTCCGCGTATCGCCCAGCGCGACATCGAACTGGGCGGCGTGGTGATCCCGAAGAACGCGGATGTGCGCGTGCTGATCGCGGCCGGCAATCGCGACCCGGACGCCTTCGCCGATCCCGACCGCTTCGATCCCGCGCGGTTCTACGGCACCAGTCCTGGCATGTCGACCGACGGGAAGATCATGCTGAGCTTCGGCCACGGCATCCACTTCTGCCTCGGTGCGCAACTGGCCCGGGTGCAGTTGGCCGAGAGCCTGCCGCGGATCCAGGCGCGCTTCCCCACGCTGGCATTGGCCGAGCAGCCGACCCGGGAGCCCTCCGCGTTCCTTAGGACGTTCCGCGCGCTGCCGGTGCGGCTGCATGCGCAGAAGGGCTGA
- a CDS encoding cytochrome P450 produces the protein MSEQPLPTLPMWRVDHIEPSPEMLALRANGPIHRVRFPSGHEGWWVTGYDEAKAVLSDAAFRPAGMPPAAFTPDSVILGSPGWLVSHEGGEHARLRTIVAPAFSNRRVKLLAQQVEAIAAQLFETLAAQPQPADLRRHLTFPLPAMVISALMGVLYEDHAFFAGLSDEVMTHQHESGPRSASRLAWEELRAYIRGKMRDKRQDPGDNLLTDLLAAVDQGNATEEEAIGLAAGMLVAGHESTVAQIEFGLLAMFRHPQQRDRLVDDPSLVEKAVEEILRMYPPGAGWDGIMRYPRTDVTIAGVNIPAESKVLVGLPATSFDPRHFDDPEIFDIGRDKNPHLAFSYGPHYCIGVALARLELKVVFGSIFQRFPALRLAVAPEELKLRKEIITGGFEEFPVLW, from the coding sequence ATGTCCGAACAACCCTTGCCGACGCTGCCGATGTGGCGCGTCGATCACATCGAACCCTCGCCCGAGATGTTGGCGCTACGCGCCAACGGTCCGATCCACCGCGTGCGCTTCCCGTCCGGGCACGAAGGCTGGTGGGTGACAGGCTACGACGAGGCCAAGGCGGTGCTGTCAGACGCGGCGTTCCGGCCCGCGGGAATGCCGCCGGCGGCATTCACCCCGGATTCGGTGATTCTCGGTTCGCCGGGGTGGCTGGTCTCGCACGAGGGGGGCGAGCATGCCCGGTTACGCACGATCGTGGCGCCTGCCTTCAGCAACCGCAGGGTGAAGCTGCTCGCGCAGCAGGTCGAGGCGATCGCCGCGCAGTTGTTCGAGACGCTGGCGGCCCAGCCCCAGCCCGCCGACCTGCGGCGCCATCTCACCTTTCCGCTTCCGGCCATGGTCATCAGCGCGCTGATGGGCGTGCTCTACGAGGATCACGCCTTTTTCGCCGGGCTGTCTGACGAGGTGATGACGCACCAGCATGAAAGCGGCCCGCGCAGCGCATCGCGCCTGGCCTGGGAAGAACTGCGCGCCTACATTCGCGGCAAGATGCGGGACAAGCGCCAGGATCCGGGCGACAATCTGCTAACGGATCTGCTCGCGGCGGTCGATCAAGGCAATGCGACCGAGGAAGAGGCGATCGGCTTGGCGGCGGGCATGCTGGTGGCGGGGCACGAGAGCACCGTCGCGCAGATCGAATTCGGCCTGCTGGCCATGTTCCGCCATCCGCAACAGCGCGACCGCCTGGTTGACGATCCATCTCTGGTGGAGAAGGCGGTGGAGGAAATTCTGCGCATGTACCCGCCGGGCGCGGGCTGGGACGGCATCATGCGCTATCCGAGGACCGACGTGACCATCGCGGGCGTGAATATTCCCGCGGAGAGCAAGGTGCTGGTCGGCCTGCCGGCGACGTCGTTCGATCCGCGCCATTTCGACGACCCGGAAATCTTCGACATCGGACGCGACAAAAACCCGCACCTGGCGTTCTCCTACGGGCCGCACTACTGCATCGGCGTGGCGCTGGCCAGGCTGGAACTCAAAGTGGTGTTCGGTTCGATCTTCCAGCGCTTTCCCGCGCTGCGCCTGGCCGTGGCGCCCGAAGAACTGAAGTTGCGCAAGGAGATCATCACTGGCGGGTTCGAGGAGTTCCCGGTGCTCTGGTGA
- a CDS encoding Hsp20/alpha crystallin family protein, producing MNMRELIPWGRNGLSNNQAPSVYRDSDQDPFLALHREVNRLFDDVFRGFDSRLPSFGQTFPFSRGWPSVEISETDKDIHVTAEVPGLEEKDMEVLLDDDMLTLRGEKRSETEDKDRHFSERFYGQFERRIPIGYDVEKDKVNASFKNGVLNVTLPKSQNAQSKVKRIAISNA from the coding sequence ATGAACATGCGTGAACTCATCCCCTGGGGCCGTAATGGCCTCAGCAACAACCAGGCTCCGAGCGTTTATCGCGACAGCGACCAGGACCCGTTCCTGGCGCTGCACCGCGAGGTGAACAGGCTGTTCGACGACGTTTTCCGGGGCTTCGATTCCCGTCTTCCTTCGTTCGGGCAGACTTTCCCATTCAGCCGCGGCTGGCCGAGCGTGGAGATTTCCGAGACCGACAAGGACATCCACGTGACCGCCGAAGTCCCGGGTCTGGAGGAGAAGGACATGGAGGTCCTGCTCGACGACGACATGCTGACGCTGCGCGGCGAAAAACGCTCCGAAACGGAAGACAAGGATCGCCACTTCTCGGAGCGCTTCTACGGCCAGTTCGAGCGCCGTATTCCGATCGGCTATGATGTCGAGAAGGACAAAGTCAACGCGTCTTTCAAGAACGGCGTTCTCAACGTGACGCTGCCGAAGAGCCAGAACGCGCAGTCCAAGGTGAAGCGAATAGCAATCAGCAACGCGTGA
- a CDS encoding Hsp20 family protein — translation MRTNLDFTPLFRSSIGFDRIFDMLENASRVTTIDNWPPYDIAKTGEDEYRITMAVAGFSQDELTITHQPNMLIVSGSKPGEDDEGQYLYRGIGERAFERRFELADHVKVAGASLSKGLLSIDLKREIPEEMKPRRIEIGKGQTKPEPQQIESGTKAA, via the coding sequence ATGAGGACAAACCTCGATTTCACTCCCCTGTTCCGGTCGAGCATCGGCTTCGACCGCATCTTCGACATGCTTGAGAATGCGAGCCGTGTGACCACGATCGACAATTGGCCGCCTTACGACATCGCCAAGACCGGTGAGGATGAATACCGCATCACCATGGCGGTGGCCGGCTTTTCTCAGGACGAGCTGACGATCACTCACCAGCCCAACATGCTCATTGTGAGCGGATCGAAACCTGGCGAGGACGATGAAGGCCAGTACCTCTACCGCGGCATCGGCGAGCGGGCGTTCGAGCGTCGCTTTGAGCTGGCCGACCATGTCAAGGTCGCGGGAGCGAGCCTGTCGAAAGGCCTGCTCAGCATCGATCTGAAGCGGGAGATTCCCGAAGAGATGAAGCCGCGGCGGATCGAGATCGGCAAGGGCCAGACCAAGCCCGAGCCGCAGCAGATTGAATCCGGCACGAAGGCGGCCTGA
- a CDS encoding type IV toxin-antitoxin system AbiEi family antitoxin, whose amino-acid sequence MVHDQRSALSTHIAGLLSAGQVVFTSEHAEQALAVGRGAFLDAAERLQRRKALIRPRQGFYVAVPPQFATWGAPPPSWYIDALMQHEQQPYYIGLLKAAELHGATHQAVMEFQLVTPKRMPKIKAGRNLIVFYYRKDIAAVEAGIQDRKTDTGKMKISSPALTALDLLRYPQAAGGIDNVATVLVDLGEKIDPSELAALSDAAERPVVQRLGHLLERLGHGGRADPMHTALMARGAAPWTELDRDEARDPDFTPAPQEHDDRWRVVVRRRPEVDE is encoded by the coding sequence ATGGTTCACGATCAACGCTCCGCGCTGTCAACTCATATCGCCGGCCTGCTCTCAGCAGGACAGGTGGTCTTTACGAGCGAACACGCGGAACAGGCTCTTGCCGTCGGACGCGGCGCATTTCTCGATGCGGCGGAGCGCCTTCAACGCCGCAAGGCGCTGATCAGGCCCCGGCAAGGGTTCTACGTCGCGGTGCCCCCACAGTTCGCCACCTGGGGTGCGCCGCCGCCCTCATGGTACATCGATGCCCTCATGCAACACGAACAGCAACCCTATTATATTGGCCTGCTGAAGGCGGCCGAGCTTCACGGGGCTACGCACCAGGCCGTGATGGAATTCCAGCTCGTCACTCCCAAGCGCATGCCGAAAATCAAGGCCGGCCGCAATCTGATCGTCTTCTATTACCGCAAAGACATTGCAGCCGTGGAAGCCGGAATCCAGGACCGAAAAACGGATACGGGCAAGATGAAAATATCCTCACCCGCCCTCACGGCCCTGGACCTGTTGCGCTATCCGCAGGCAGCGGGCGGAATCGACAATGTCGCGACGGTCCTCGTTGACCTTGGCGAAAAGATCGATCCTTCTGAGCTCGCCGCGCTGTCCGATGCGGCTGAGCGGCCCGTCGTCCAACGTCTCGGTCATCTGCTGGAGCGGCTGGGGCACGGGGGGCGCGCCGATCCGATGCACACGGCGCTGATGGCGCGCGGCGCGGCGCCGTGGACGGAACTCGACCGGGATGAGGCGCGCGATCCGGATTTCACGCCTGCCCCGCAGGAGCACGACGACCGTTGGCGTGTC